Proteins encoded together in one Chitinophaga varians window:
- a CDS encoding RNA polymerase sigma factor, giving the protein MQIMYKLCDEQLITLFKKGHTSALEELVHRHKDKVFTSILLLVKDSFLAEDIFQDTFIKIIDTIRAERYTEKGKFLPWAMRIAHNLCVDHFRKIKRTPMIKTGDDKDIFDVLGFSDSCVEDKIITRQSHDRVRIMLDMLPEEQREVIILRHYAELSFKEIADLTQVSINTALGRMRYGLINLRKMMTEKQICL; this is encoded by the coding sequence ATGCAAATAATGTACAAATTGTGCGACGAGCAGTTGATTACCCTTTTTAAGAAAGGCCATACTTCAGCATTGGAGGAATTGGTTCACCGTCATAAAGACAAGGTGTTCACTTCCATATTGTTGCTTGTTAAGGATTCCTTTCTGGCGGAAGATATTTTCCAGGATACATTCATCAAAATCATCGACACGATCAGGGCTGAACGTTATACAGAGAAAGGGAAGTTTTTACCCTGGGCTATGCGTATTGCACACAATCTGTGTGTGGACCACTTTAGAAAGATCAAGCGCACCCCGATGATAAAAACCGGCGATGACAAAGACATCTTCGATGTACTGGGCTTCAGCGACAGCTGCGTGGAAGACAAGATCATCACCCGCCAAAGCCACGACCGCGTCCGGATCATGCTGGACATGCTCCCTGAAGAGCAGCGGGAAGTAATTATCCTACGACATTATGCAGAACTGAGTTTCAAAGAAATTGCAGACCTCACGCAAGTGAGTATCAATACCGCCTTGGGTCGTATGAGATATGGCCTGATCAATCTCCGGAAGATGATGACGGAGAAGCAAATTTGTCTATGA